In the genome of Desulfotignum phosphitoxidans DSM 13687, one region contains:
- a CDS encoding aldehyde ferredoxin oxidoreductase family protein — protein MHGWMGKILRVDLTTQQCSTEPLDPKILKDYIGGRGLGAYFLNKEGDPQADPLSAGNPMIMATGPLTGTGAPTGARYMVMTKSPLTGAVTCSNSGGMFPTEFKRTGVDAIIITGKSDKPVYLWIDHGKPELRSADHLWGKDTHQTTDQLLAETHAQARVACIGPAGEKQVLFASIMNDKNRAAGRSGVGAVMGSKYLKAVVIKGKGRIPLADPDRFKQVNKQVLDTFREGVEKAPLGLTVNGTAGVVMATQNFGVLPTKNWQQGTFDGWEKIDGQELTRRYLKKNSACYGCPIGCGRLTRVTDDGFEGEGEGPEYETLYAMGSNCMIDNLGAITKANYICNEMGMDTITMGATIACAMELVDRGYLSEDRVGRSLQWGDAEALVELTRMTAMREGFGDELALGSFRLADKYGHPELAPVSKKQEFPGYEPRGAQAMGLAYATSPIGGSHMRGDPAYFELFSVPQPMDPHIWEGKAKVTAAFQNLSAIIDAAGLCIFFAVRNLAAKDLGVAPTGILEYLNAATGSDYTLEELMQAGERIINAERIFLTHAGFSRKDDSLPDRLTKIPMPDGPAKGLVCHLDEMLDDYYEVRGWNRDGIPETKTLERLDLA, from the coding sequence ATGCATGGCTGGATGGGAAAAATACTGAGAGTGGATTTGACAACGCAACAATGCAGCACCGAACCCCTGGACCCGAAAATTCTCAAAGATTATATCGGCGGCCGGGGCCTGGGGGCTTATTTTTTGAACAAAGAAGGAGATCCCCAGGCGGATCCGCTGTCTGCCGGCAATCCGATGATCATGGCCACGGGTCCTTTGACCGGAACCGGTGCCCCCACCGGAGCCCGGTACATGGTGATGACAAAATCACCTTTGACCGGGGCGGTCACCTGTTCCAACTCCGGGGGCATGTTTCCCACGGAGTTCAAGCGGACCGGGGTTGATGCGATCATCATCACGGGAAAATCCGATAAACCCGTCTATCTGTGGATCGATCACGGCAAGCCGGAACTGAGATCCGCCGACCATTTATGGGGAAAAGACACCCACCAGACCACGGACCAGCTCCTGGCTGAGACCCATGCCCAGGCCCGGGTGGCGTGTATCGGCCCGGCCGGGGAAAAACAGGTCCTGTTTGCTTCCATCATGAACGACAAGAACCGGGCCGCCGGCCGGTCCGGCGTCGGGGCGGTCATGGGCAGCAAATATCTCAAGGCCGTGGTGATCAAAGGAAAAGGCCGGATTCCGCTGGCAGACCCGGACCGGTTCAAACAGGTCAACAAACAGGTGCTGGACACGTTCCGGGAAGGGGTTGAAAAAGCCCCGCTGGGGCTGACCGTCAATGGAACCGCCGGGGTGGTCATGGCCACCCAGAACTTTGGGGTGCTGCCCACCAAAAACTGGCAGCAGGGCACGTTTGACGGATGGGAAAAAATTGACGGCCAGGAACTGACCCGGCGGTATCTGAAAAAAAATTCAGCCTGCTATGGATGCCCCATCGGGTGCGGCCGCCTGACCCGGGTGACAGACGACGGATTCGAGGGGGAAGGCGAGGGCCCGGAATATGAAACCCTGTACGCCATGGGTTCCAACTGCATGATCGACAATCTGGGCGCCATCACCAAAGCCAACTATATCTGCAATGAAATGGGCATGGACACCATCACCATGGGGGCCACCATCGCCTGTGCCATGGAACTGGTGGACCGCGGGTATCTCAGTGAAGACCGGGTGGGCCGGTCCCTTCAATGGGGAGATGCCGAAGCCCTGGTGGAACTGACCCGGATGACCGCCATGCGGGAAGGATTCGGGGATGAACTGGCCCTTGGCAGCTTCCGCCTGGCTGACAAATACGGCCATCCGGAACTGGCACCCGTTTCCAAAAAACAGGAATTTCCCGGATATGAACCCAGGGGGGCCCAGGCCATGGGTCTGGCCTATGCCACTTCCCCCATCGGCGGATCCCACATGCGCGGCGATCCCGCCTATTTTGAACTGTTCAGCGTGCCCCAGCCCATGGATCCCCATATCTGGGAAGGCAAGGCCAAAGTCACCGCAGCGTTCCAGAATCTGTCCGCCATTATCGATGCCGCGGGACTGTGCATTTTCTTTGCCGTCCGGAACCTGGCGGCAAAAGACCTGGGCGTGGCCCCCACGGGCATTCTGGAATACCTGAACGCCGCCACGGGCAGTGACTATACCCTGGAAGAACTCATGCAGGCAGGAGAACGGATCATCAATGCGGAACGAATTTTTCTGACCCATGCCGGGTTTTCCAGAAAGGATGATTCTTTGCCTGACCGGTTGACAAAAATTCCCATGCCGGACGGTCCGGCCAAAGGCCTGGTCTGCCATCTGGATGAGATGCTGGATGACTATTATGAGGTCCGGGGCTGGAACCGGGACGGCATCCCGGAAACAAAAACCCTTGAACGCCTGGACCTGGCGTGA
- a CDS encoding TonB-dependent receptor plug domain-containing protein, producing MKKIRYFMAVLCIFSTVSILPALAQEPASSGEVYDLGDVLIMEKGDEVNAITSIDTLSSYDIEMQGSQTVSEALELIPGLDVQTGGKGQSYVTLRGFDQKNIKVLIDGVPANPTYDGSLDLSQIPVDAIARIKVIKGASSVLYGPNTMGGVINIITKKGGEKPFTSVRTSFGENSTQNYIFNHGAGKGNFNYWITASQRKSDGFELSDDFDPNNPVTGIGTDYNEDGGVRDLSDYEKTTVSAKFGYEYDDDSKLYMTVDYHDNERGIPTENSRYWDFKNWEQWHVSLAGEHDFTNLLSMKARLYYMKHDDTLEDVSWDAAHTTSKKWFQTSSYDDYSIGGEVQGYLDFGDISLVKMGVSYMKANNIQREYLDATSMPVIKFGDPVGWAPEQEYEVDIYSFGLEDDIRVTDKMTLTAGVSYDVHDPVKAFDGKASIDRDKTSTWNPQAGVSYDFTEDFTMYASVGKKTRFPQMKELYSDLAGGNTDLDPQQTIAYEIGATKRFNYGLSLSGALFYNDITDRIDYDVNDDLTNIGETEIKGMEAQLNYQSPWNLDLGLGYTYLSATDKADEARPELDAERIPEHKFFVDARYFFDFGLTAACQAIYTSDQVEYDKSFNPRDIDEFWVVNAKLNQDIKLFEKISTAVFLEVKNLFDEDYEEGSGPYPGRNFLAGMQFSF from the coding sequence ATGAAAAAGATCCGGTATTTTATGGCGGTTTTATGTATCTTTTCCACTGTTTCGATCCTGCCGGCGCTTGCTCAGGAACCGGCAAGTTCAGGAGAGGTGTATGATCTGGGCGATGTGCTCATCATGGAAAAAGGCGATGAAGTGAATGCCATCACCAGCATCGACACTTTGTCCAGCTATGACATCGAAATGCAGGGAAGCCAGACCGTATCCGAAGCCCTGGAACTGATCCCGGGCCTCGATGTCCAGACCGGCGGCAAAGGGCAGTCCTATGTCACCCTTCGGGGATTTGACCAGAAAAACATCAAGGTGCTCATTGACGGGGTACCGGCCAACCCGACATATGACGGATCCCTGGACCTGTCCCAGATTCCCGTGGATGCCATTGCCAGAATCAAGGTGATCAAAGGGGCGTCTTCCGTACTTTACGGCCCCAACACCATGGGCGGGGTCATCAATATTATCACCAAAAAAGGCGGGGAAAAGCCGTTTACCAGCGTGAGAACCTCCTTTGGTGAAAACAGCACCCAGAACTATATTTTCAACCATGGGGCCGGCAAAGGCAATTTCAACTACTGGATCACGGCCAGCCAACGGAAATCAGACGGGTTCGAACTGTCGGACGATTTCGATCCCAACAACCCCGTCACCGGTATCGGCACGGACTACAACGAAGACGGCGGGGTCCGGGATCTGAGCGACTATGAAAAAACCACGGTGAGCGCCAAATTCGGATATGAATATGATGATGATTCCAAGCTGTATATGACCGTGGATTACCATGACAATGAAAGAGGCATCCCCACGGAAAATTCCAGATACTGGGATTTTAAAAACTGGGAACAATGGCATGTCAGTCTGGCCGGAGAACATGATTTCACCAACCTTTTGTCCATGAAAGCCCGGCTGTATTACATGAAACACGATGACACCCTGGAGGACGTGAGCTGGGATGCGGCCCACACCACCAGCAAGAAATGGTTCCAGACAAGCTCCTATGACGACTATTCCATTGGCGGTGAAGTCCAGGGCTACCTGGATTTCGGCGATATCAGCCTGGTGAAGATGGGCGTCAGCTACATGAAAGCCAACAACATTCAGCGGGAATATCTGGATGCCACCAGCATGCCTGTCATTAAATTCGGCGACCCCGTGGGATGGGCCCCGGAACAGGAATATGAGGTGGACATCTATTCTTTCGGGCTGGAAGACGATATCCGGGTGACCGATAAAATGACCCTGACCGCCGGGGTGAGCTATGATGTTCATGACCCGGTCAAGGCGTTTGACGGTAAAGCGTCCATCGACCGGGACAAAACCAGCACCTGGAACCCCCAGGCCGGTGTTTCCTATGATTTTACCGAAGATTTCACCATGTATGCATCCGTGGGCAAAAAGACCCGGTTTCCCCAGATGAAAGAACTGTACAGTGATCTGGCCGGGGGCAACACCGATCTGGATCCCCAGCAGACCATTGCCTATGAGATCGGCGCCACCAAGCGGTTCAATTATGGGTTAAGTCTTTCCGGCGCCCTGTTTTACAATGATATCACGGACCGGATCGACTATGATGTCAATGACGATCTCACAAACATCGGTGAAACAGAAATCAAGGGGATGGAAGCCCAGCTCAATTACCAGAGCCCATGGAACCTGGATCTGGGCCTGGGATATACTTACCTGTCCGCCACGGACAAGGCCGATGAAGCCAGACCGGAACTGGATGCCGAGAGAATTCCGGAACACAAATTTTTTGTGGATGCCAGGTATTTCTTTGATTTCGGCCTGACCGCCGCCTGCCAGGCCATTTATACCAGTGACCAGGTCGAATACGACAAAAGCTTCAATCCCAGGGATATCGATGAATTCTGGGTGGTGAACGCCAAACTGAACCAGGATATCAAGTTATTTGAAAAAATATCCACGGCCGTGTTTCTGGAAGTCAAAAACCTGTTTGACGAAGATTATGAAGAAGGCAGCGGTCCCTATCCGGGAAGAAATTTCCTGGCCGGGATGCAGTTCAGCTTTTAA
- a CDS encoding ubiquitin family protein: MEIELRLYGGLNRYAPDGQTCSACLVAPSATISDAVTRLGIPGTVHITVLRNGRREDMSTRLEPGDTLTLLPDIDGG, translated from the coding sequence ATGGAGATTGAACTCAGGCTGTATGGCGGGCTGAACCGGTATGCACCGGATGGACAGACCTGTTCAGCCTGCCTTGTGGCGCCGTCTGCAACGATCAGCGATGCGGTCACCCGCTTAGGCATCCCCGGCACCGTTCATATCACCGTCCTGCGTAACGGCCGGCGGGAGGACATGTCCACCCGCCTTGAACCCGGAGACACCCTGACCCTGCTGCCGGATATCGACGGCGGTTAA
- a CDS encoding aldo/keto reductase, which produces MLYRKMPKVKEPLSILGFGCMRLPVKDNGKIDRPRAIAQIRHAIDNGVNYLDTAWPYHGGDSERLVGEVLQDGYRDKAFAATKLPSWMVKSRGHMDEFLDQQCLNLGIDPIDFYLVHNLAGPMWERLKGMDVLDFIDQARQSGRIRYAGFSFHGRIDDFKTIVDDYDWDFCQIQYNYLDEYHQAGTEGLMYAAQKHLGVIVMEPLRGGNLGIPQPPPEVARIWENAMESRTPVEWALRWVWDHPEVTMVLSGMNEEAHVAENLNIASSAFPNSLTLEEKNLVTQAAETYRRLMAVNCTGCEYCKPCPEGVNISGAFEILNKLHLFKNEPEARFMYAVRCGDIFSGGQMGYASQCIQCGECLDKCPQGIAIPDMLEQVVADLEDDKTLERLAMGKKMLNM; this is translated from the coding sequence TTGCCCAGATCCGGCATGCCATTGACAACGGGGTCAATTACCTGGATACGGCCTGGCCGTATCACGGCGGGGACAGTGAACGGCTGGTGGGAGAGGTTTTGCAGGACGGATACCGGGACAAGGCGTTCGCCGCCACCAAGCTGCCGTCCTGGATGGTGAAAAGCCGGGGCCACATGGATGAATTCCTGGATCAGCAGTGCCTGAACCTGGGGATCGATCCCATTGATTTTTATTTGGTCCACAACCTGGCCGGTCCCATGTGGGAACGACTCAAAGGCATGGATGTGCTGGATTTCATCGATCAGGCCAGACAAAGCGGCCGGATCCGGTATGCCGGGTTTTCCTTCCACGGAAGGATTGATGATTTCAAGACCATTGTGGATGATTATGACTGGGATTTCTGCCAGATCCAGTACAATTATCTGGATGAATATCATCAGGCCGGCACGGAAGGGCTGATGTATGCCGCCCAGAAACACCTGGGCGTGATCGTGATGGAGCCGCTGCGGGGCGGCAACTTAGGGATTCCCCAGCCCCCGCCGGAAGTGGCCCGGATCTGGGAGAATGCAATGGAGTCCCGCACCCCCGTGGAATGGGCCTTAAGGTGGGTCTGGGATCATCCCGAGGTCACGATGGTGCTGTCGGGCATGAATGAAGAAGCCCATGTGGCAGAAAATCTGAATATTGCGTCTTCCGCCTTTCCCAACTCCCTGACACTTGAGGAAAAGAACCTGGTGACACAGGCGGCTGAGACCTACCGGCGCCTGATGGCCGTGAACTGTACGGGATGTGAATACTGCAAACCCTGTCCGGAAGGGGTGAACATTTCCGGGGCATTCGAGATTCTGAACAAGCTGCATTTGTTCAAAAACGAACCCGAAGCCCGGTTCATGTATGCCGTCCGGTGCGGGGATATCTTCAGCGGCGGCCAGATGGGGTATGCCTCCCAGTGCATCCAGTGCGGGGAATGCCTGGACAAATGCCCCCAGGGGATCGCCATTCCGGACATGCTGGAACAGGTGGTGGCGGACCTGGAGGATGACAAGACCCTGGAACGTCTGGCCATGGGCAAAAAAATGCTGAACATGTAA